The following are encoded in a window of Sminthopsis crassicaudata isolate SCR6 chromosome 3, ASM4859323v1, whole genome shotgun sequence genomic DNA:
- the TPBGL gene encoding trophoblast glycoprotein-like: MVLQPPPPRALATPRGSGLPGVLGLPPPPQPTHGLPPLLLAPPPLLLLLLLLLLLSTPGAPCPFQCYCFGSRETVSCSHVVLQELPQDLPTNVHNLSIVGSNLTVLHSAAFAGEELPTAEGNSSHNSSGGWAVRLANLTSLRLNQDNIQVVEDGAFWGLPHLASLDLSHNPLGTLGASAFRPLPALSVLRLNAAVQGLGDQLDAALHGLATLRRLELQANELTHLPPSALELAQLELLDVQSNALTRLAPAELRALGGETQGTPTTPAAPGPRRLRVCLAKNPLLCDCGARALLTLLYKTPWQVPDARSLRCAAPQALQGVSLLALNESTLTCAQGPPEKDEVNEEGKGKGKEEAEMEGDEEEGTEGRDEKGETGSGEELEASYVFFGIVLALIGVVFLMVLYLNRRGIKRWTRNLREACRDQMEGYHYRYEQDADPRRSGTASSSGTL; the protein is encoded by the coding sequence ATGGTCCTGCAGCCTCCGCCGCCTAGGGCTCTGGCCACCCCCCGGGGCTCGGGGCTGCCAGGAGTCCTGGGTCTTCCTCCACCACCACAGCCTACGCACGGACTCCCGCCTCTGCTTCTCGCACCTCCGCCactgctcctgctcctgctgcTTCTCCTCCTTCTGAGCACGCCGGGGGCTCCGTGCCCCTTCCAATGCTACTGTTTCGGAAGCCGGGAGACGGTAAGCTGCAGCCACGTTGTCCTCCAAGAACTGCCCCAGGACCTACCCACCAACGTGCACAACCTCAGCATCGTGGGCTCCAACCTGACCGTCCTGCACTCGGCTGCCTTCGCTGGAGAGGAGCTGCCCACAGCAGAGGGCAACAGCAGCCACAACAGCAGCGGGGGCTGGGCAGTGCGCCTGGCCAACCTCACATCCTTACGGCTCAACCAAGACAACATCCAAGTGGTGGAGGACGGAGCCTTCTGGGGTCTGCCCCACCTGGCCTCCCTGGACCTCAGTCACAACCCACTGGGCACCCTGGGTGCCTCCGCCTTCCGTCCGCTGCCGGCCCTGAGCGTCCTCAGGCTCAATGCCGCCGTGCAAGGGTTGGGCGATCAGCTGGACGCCGCCCTCCATGGCCTGGCCACCCTGCGCCGCCTCGAGCTGCAAGCCAATGAGCTGACCCACCTGCCACCCTCTGCCCTGGAGTTAGCTCAACTAGAGCTGCTGGACGTGCAAAGCAACGCGCTGACCCGACTGGCGCCGGCTGAACTACGCGCGTTGGGCGGGGAGACCCAGGGGACCCCGACGACCCCAGCAGCCCCGGGACCTAGGAGGCTGCGCGTGTGCCTGGCAAAAAACCCGCTGCTCTGCGACTGCGGGGCCCGGGCGCTTCTAACCCTGCTCTACAAGACCCCCTGGCAGGTGCCGGATGCGCGCAGTCTGCGCTGCGCCGCGCCCCAGGCGCTCCAAGGGGTCTCTTTACTGGCCTTGAACGAATCAACGCTAACCTGCGCCCAGGGTCCCCCAGAGAAGGACGAGGTGAacgaggaagggaaaggaaaggggaaagaggaggcgGAGATGGAAGGGGACGAGGAGGAGGGAACAGAGGGAAGGGATGAGAAAGGGGAGACGGGCTCTGGGGAGGAACTGGAAGCGTCCTACGTCTTCTTCGGCATCGTTCTGGCTCTCATCGGAGTAGTCTTCCTTATGGTCCTCTACCTGAACCGGCGGGGCATCAAGCGCTGGACGCGCAACCTGCGCGAGGCGTGCCGGGACCAGATGGAGGGCTACCACTACCGCTATGAACAGGACGCGGATCCGCGGAGGTCCGGCACCGCCAGCTCGTCCGGCACCCTCTGA